A region of the Myxococcus stipitatus DSM 14675 genome:
GCCCAGCCGCTCATGCAGGAGCTGCGCTTGGATGGGCCGACTCGGGCGCGGGTGCTGCGGGAGCTGGGCAGTGCGCCAGGAGGGGCCGCGGCGAAGCGTCGTCGACGACGGCGGCGTGGCAAGTCACCCGCGATGACTCCCGAAGCACCGGGCGCGAAGCCTCGACAGGGACGAGACCCGGCCTGAAGCCGGAGCGGGCGCCTGTCGTCGCGAGGCGTGACCGTGAGTCCCTGAGTCAGGGGGGCCGTCGCCCTGGTAGGGCTTCCCTGTCAGGGGGGCGGGAATTCCTGTCATCCCCCGAGACGAGCCAGCGTGGGGGCTCCCCGTGCGGCGCGCTGCTGTGAGGGCCACGTCACGGGGAGGGAGCGTCTCGGCCTGAAACTTGAAAGCCGCCCCCCTCCGCAGGCCGGTGACCGTGGAAGGATGGAACATGAGAGCGTTGTTCGCAGGCGTGTTGCTGTGGGGGGGAACTGCCGTGGCTCAGGAGCCGGCGCCAACACCTGAGACGATGGAGTTGGGCATCCATCTGGGGATGGCGTTGGCGACGGCGGACACTGAAGGGGAGTCGCATGTCGGGCCCGGAGTGAGGGTGCATCTGCTCCGGCACCTGGGGCCGTACTTCTCCGCGGGCGCGGAGGCGGGCGTGTACACGGGGGCAGGCTCGCACACGCAAGTCTCTGGGAGCGGCCAGCATGAATACCGCAGGGTGGATGGAACGCTCGGCCAGTTGGGGCTGGTGACCCGCCTGGGCGTGAATGTGAATGGCTTCAGGCCGGGTCTCGTCGCGGGAGTGGGCTTGAACGTCGCGGGTGACGACTCCACGAGCCTGGGCTTCTCGGCTGGAGTGGAGTTCGAGGGGGCGCCCGTGGAGTGGTTGCCCTTGTCCTTCGACATGAGGATCCACCAGGCCCTCGTCGACGGCACCGGTCGCTACAACAAGCCCACGTTCATCACCCTGGGGCTGGGCTGGCGCTATCGCTGGTAGGGCTCCGCTGTCAGAGGGGCCGTGAGGGAAGGGGGCACGCGTGGAGGCGTGCCCCCTTGTCTCAGAACAAGAAGTCGGTGGTGAGGAAGTCCGACTCGCGCCGCGTCAGGATGGATTGAACCAGCGCGGTGTTGTCGCGCGTCGTCTTGGTGGCGACGAGCGTGCGGATGGAGAACACGCGCAGCGCATCCGCGACGGACAGGGTGCCCTCGGCGGAGTCCTTGCGCCCGTTGAAGGGGAACGTGTCCGGGCCTCGCTGGCATTGGCAGTTGAGGTTGATGCGGCCCACCTGGTTGGCGAACGCGTCGATGAACCGGCCGATGCGCGCGGAGTCCTTTCCAAACAGACTGAGCTGCTGACCGAACTGCGAGTTCACCACCTGCTGGATGACCTCCTCGTCCTGGTCGAACACCATGACGGGAATCACGGGGCCGAACTGCTCCTCGGTGGCGAGCCGCATGTCACCCGTGACGGGCGCGACGACGGTGGGGGCATAGAACGAGTGGGCGGACTGGCCTCCCGTGGCGTTCACGATGCGCGCGCCCTTGGAGATGGCGTCATCCACCAGGCCCTGGAGGTAGGCGGCCTTGCCGGGCTCCGGCAGCGGGGTGATGGAGACGCCGGGCTCCCACGGCATGCCGGGCTTGAGTTGGTCCACCGCGGCGGTGAACTTCTTCAGGAAGGCGTCGGCGATGCTCCGGTGCACCATGAGCAGCTTGAGCGCCGTGCACCGCTGGCCGTTGAAGGAGAGCGTCCCGGTGATGCACTCCTTCACGGCGTTATCCAGGTCCGCGTCCTCCAGGATGATGGCGGGGTTCTTCGCGTCCAGGCCCAGCACGGACTTCAGGCGGTGGGGGCGCGGGTGCATGCGCTTGAGCTCGCTGGCGCCCTTGTTGGTGCCGATGAAGGCGAAGAGGTCCACCTGGCCGCTCTCCATCAGCGCGCCCACCGTCTCGCGGCCCTTGCCGTAGATGATGTTGATGACGCCGGGCGGGAAGCAGTCGCGGAAGGACTCCAGCAGGGGGCGGATGAGCAGCACGCCGAACTTCGCGGGCTTGAAGACCACCGTGTTGCCCATGAGCAGGGCGGGGAAGAGCGTGCTGAAGGTCTCGTTGAGCGGGTAGTTGTAGGGCCCCATGCACAGCGCCACGCCCATGGGCGCGCGGCGAATCTGCGCCATGATGCCCTGCTCCTGCACGAAGCGGGACGAGGTGCGGTCCAGCTCCTTCAGCGCGCGGATGGTCTCCACGATGAGGTCGATGGTGCGGTCGAACTCCTTCTCGGAATCCGGCTGCGTCTTGCCAATCTCCCACATCAGGAGGTTCACCACGGCGGTGCGCTGGGCGCGCATGGCCGTCACGAAGCGCTCCACGGCCTCGATGCGCTCGGCGACGCGCAGGGACGGCCAGACGCCTCGGCCCTGGTCATAGGCCTTCACCGCGGCGGCGAGCGCGTCGAGCGACTCGCGCGAGGTGAGCTGCGGCGTGGCCCCGATGACCTTCTGCTGGAGGCCCTCCGCCGTCTTGACGAAGACCGGGCTGCGGACGGGGCTGAGCTCCCCTGTCCACGTCCGCAGCTCACCGTCGACCAGGTACTCGCGCTGCTCGAGATAGGCCGGGAGCCGAACGCTGGGGGGAATCTGGGAGTCCGCCGGGAAGAGGTCCGCGAGTGCCGTCATGGGGCCCGGTTCTAACGGACGCCCCCCTTTCTGGCACGACTTCCTCGGCGGTGTGCGTTGCGACGACCTTCCAGCAGCGCGGCGCTTCGCTCCCGCCGTGGACTGGCTTCTCCGCGCGCCGACCTCGGCTGTGAATTCTCGAGCGCCGACGAAACTTTCACCGCGGCCTGGGGAGAATGTAGGACGTTTCTCGATGCTCCTGTCCATCCACTGGGCAGGAGTCAGCCATGTGGTGGTCCATGTCCTCGCATCCCGCGGGGGGACCTCCGTCCATGGTGCTGGAGTTCGAGGACGGCGTGTCGGGGCGGCACGTGTCGCACGCTCGTGTGCTCCCACCCCAACCCCAGTCAACCGGCGGTGCCCGCGTCACTCCGTGAGGAGCGCAAGGACGCGGAGGCTTGCCCTCAACCAGGAGATCTCATGGGAATCGGCGGAATCATGGGTGGCGCGGCGGAGGCCGCTCGACGCGCTGCGGAAGCGGCGAAGCGCGTGGTCGAGGAGGCCGCGAAGAAGGTCGCGGAGGCGACGACGACGGCGGCGGCGGCGAAGACCCAGGAGCCGGTCGACCCGGTCGCCACGAAGCGCACGCAGGACGTCTTCGAGCGACACGAGGCGCCGGCCGAGGGCGGGCGCGACGTGAAGCAGCAGGACCGCGGGACGGTGGGCGACTTCTTCGAGGACCTGCGGACCCAGGCGGGCGACGCGCTCCAGGACACGGCCGCGAAGGTGGGCGAGGAGCTGGGCAAGGCGACGGACGTCGTGGCCAACGGGCTGGACCAGTTGGGGCAGGCCATCCAGGGCGCGCCGGCGCGCAATCCGTTGCAGGACTTCGTCCAGGACGTCGTCGGGGGCGCCCTCCAGGGGGCGGCCGGCGCGGTGCGCGACTCGGCGAAGACCGTGGGCGCGGTCAAGGACGCGCTCGACTTCAACACGCAGATGGAGCAGCTCAAGCCTGGTG
Encoded here:
- a CDS encoding NADP-dependent glyceraldehyde-3-phosphate dehydrogenase → MTALADLFPADSQIPPSVRLPAYLEQREYLVDGELRTWTGELSPVRSPVFVKTAEGLQQKVIGATPQLTSRESLDALAAAVKAYDQGRGVWPSLRVAERIEAVERFVTAMRAQRTAVVNLLMWEIGKTQPDSEKEFDRTIDLIVETIRALKELDRTSSRFVQEQGIMAQIRRAPMGVALCMGPYNYPLNETFSTLFPALLMGNTVVFKPAKFGVLLIRPLLESFRDCFPPGVINIIYGKGRETVGALMESGQVDLFAFIGTNKGASELKRMHPRPHRLKSVLGLDAKNPAIILEDADLDNAVKECITGTLSFNGQRCTALKLLMVHRSIADAFLKKFTAAVDQLKPGMPWEPGVSITPLPEPGKAAYLQGLVDDAISKGARIVNATGGQSAHSFYAPTVVAPVTGDMRLATEEQFGPVIPVMVFDQDEEVIQQVVNSQFGQQLSLFGKDSARIGRFIDAFANQVGRINLNCQCQRGPDTFPFNGRKDSAEGTLSVADALRVFSIRTLVATKTTRDNTALVQSILTRRESDFLTTDFLF